Within Pseudomonas tructae, the genomic segment TGGGCGATACGCTCTTTGAACATGCTCTTGGCGGCGAACTCGGCATCCAGGTGCACCGGGTTGTGGTCACCGGACATCGCCGCGAACAGCTGGATGTCACGTTCTTCGACGGTCTTGCTGAAGCTGGCGGTCTGGCCGACTTCGAGGGCTTCGTACGGGGTGTTGGTGACCTGGGTCATCGCTTGGCCTTCCTTCTGTCGTGAGGGGCGGCCGGTCATTCGCTGCGGGCAGGGCGGCCAATGGCCAGGGCCTGCTCCAGCCAGTCGATGATGGCGGCCGTGACCTCGTCACGGTTGGTTTCGTTGAGCAGCTCATGCCGCGCCTGGGGATAGAGCTGCAACTGCACATGCTGGTTGCCGGCCAGGCGCAAGGCACCGGCCAGATCCTTGAGACGCTTGCCGGTACTCACCGGATCACATTCGCCGCCCATGACCAGGATTGGCAGGTTCGGATCGATCTGTGCCAGGTTGCGTGGCTGGCTGATTTGCTCCAGGCCCATCAGCAGATCGATCCACAGCCGATTGCTGCAGCGAAAGCCGCACAAGGGGTCGTTGGCATACTTGTCGACCTCGGCACTGTCGCGGCTGAGCCAGTCGAAGGCCGTGCGGTTGGGCTTGAAGGCCTTGTTGAACGAGCCGAAGGACAGCCACTCGATCAGTGCGCTGTGCCCAAGCGGCCCCTGGCGCCAGGCTTCGAAGCGTGCAATCAGGCAGGCCGCGCGGTAGAGCGCTGGCGGCTGGAAGTTCGAACCGCTGAGAATTGCCCCCTGCAAGCTGGCGCCATGGTGCATGAGGTAGGCCTGGGCGATGTAGCTGCCCATACTGTGGCCAAACAGGAACACCGGCGTGCCGGGAAATTGCTGGCCGATGTGCTGGCTGAGCAGGCCCAGGTCATTGACCACGCTGTTCCAGCCATTGTGGCGGGCGAACAGGCCTAAAGTGCCAAGTTCTGCGGTGCGCCCATGGCCACGCTGATCGTGAGCGAGCAGGGCGTAGCCGGCATTGCTCAGGGCTTCGCCCAGGCGCTGGTAACGCCCGGCATGCTCGGCCATGCCGTGGGCCAACAGCACCACCGCCTTGATCGGCGTGGCGGGCAGCCACTGGTAAACATAGAGGCTGCAATGGTCGCTGGCCGCAAGCCAGAACGCGTCGTGGTGCATGGCGGGTCCTTGTGCACGCAAGTCGGTGGGTCAGCACAGTGTATAACCCAGGTAGGCAATCGCAGGGTCATCAGCAACAAGATTCACAATGCAAATGACAACGCTTGGCGTATTTGCCACCTGCCACAGACCTGCTAACGTCGGCACAGCACCTTCTTCGCCAAGTAGGCAGGGGGGCCGGAACGGCTCAGGTATGAGGACAATAATTGATGCAAGCTGATTTCTGGAATGACAAGCGCCCAGCAGGCGTTCCTTCGCAAATTGACATAAATGCTTACAAGTCAGTGGTCGAA encodes:
- a CDS encoding alpha/beta hydrolase, with amino-acid sequence MHHDAFWLAASDHCSLYVYQWLPATPIKAVVLLAHGMAEHAGRYQRLGEALSNAGYALLAHDQRGHGRTAELGTLGLFARHNGWNSVVNDLGLLSQHIGQQFPGTPVFLFGHSMGSYIAQAYLMHHGASLQGAILSGSNFQPPALYRAACLIARFEAWRQGPLGHSALIEWLSFGSFNKAFKPNRTAFDWLSRDSAEVDKYANDPLCGFRCSNRLWIDLLMGLEQISQPRNLAQIDPNLPILVMGGECDPVSTGKRLKDLAGALRLAGNQHVQLQLYPQARHELLNETNRDEVTAAIIDWLEQALAIGRPARSE